One genomic window of Aggregatilinea lenta includes the following:
- a CDS encoding class I SAM-dependent rRNA methyltransferase has product MSEPILTIPQKRLKSIERRHPWVFSGAIANVAGNPQGGDIVTLCSERGDFLARGYWNGRSAIRVRLLTWADEPVNAAFWERQIRRAAVVRAHQSVTTGATAYRLIHGENDYLPGLIVDRYGDWLVMQALTLGIDARKHDLAEMLMSLTGTVGVYERSDVDIRQKEGLPAQTGLLAGAEPPDLIEIDENGRRFLVDVRRGHKTGFYLDQRENRAILGDWLRGDAQAQERDVLNTFAYTGGFAIYALAGLARRVVNVDASADALALARQNVALNGFEVEDADFVEGDVFQVMRYYRDKGQTFDVIVLDPPKFAQTPQQVDRAARGYKDINLLAFRLLNPGGILATFSCSGAVDESLFQKIVFGALSDSGRDGQILRRLAQGPDHPVALTFPEGTYLKGFLCQVW; this is encoded by the coding sequence ATGAGCGAGCCGATCCTGACCATCCCGCAGAAGCGGCTGAAATCCATCGAGCGGCGGCACCCCTGGGTCTTTTCAGGGGCCATTGCCAACGTGGCGGGCAATCCACAGGGCGGCGACATCGTGACGCTGTGTTCGGAGCGCGGCGATTTCCTGGCGCGCGGCTACTGGAACGGGCGCTCCGCGATCCGCGTGCGGCTGCTGACCTGGGCCGACGAGCCTGTGAACGCCGCGTTTTGGGAGCGGCAGATCCGGCGGGCGGCGGTGGTGCGCGCGCACCAGAGCGTGACCACCGGCGCGACCGCGTATCGCCTGATCCACGGCGAAAACGACTATTTGCCCGGCCTGATTGTGGACCGCTACGGCGACTGGCTGGTGATGCAGGCGCTGACGCTGGGCATCGACGCCCGCAAGCACGATCTGGCCGAGATGCTGATGAGCCTCACTGGGACGGTGGGCGTTTACGAGCGCAGCGACGTGGACATCCGGCAGAAGGAGGGTCTGCCTGCGCAGACGGGCCTGCTGGCGGGCGCGGAACCGCCGGATCTGATCGAGATCGACGAGAACGGGCGGCGCTTCCTGGTGGACGTGCGGCGGGGCCACAAGACCGGCTTCTACCTCGACCAGCGCGAGAACCGGGCGATCCTGGGCGACTGGCTGCGCGGCGATGCACAGGCGCAGGAACGTGACGTGCTCAACACGTTTGCCTACACGGGCGGGTTCGCGATTTATGCGCTGGCCGGGCTGGCGCGACGTGTCGTGAACGTAGATGCGTCAGCGGATGCGCTGGCGCTGGCTCGGCAGAATGTGGCGCTGAACGGGTTTGAGGTCGAGGACGCGGACTTCGTGGAAGGCGACGTGTTCCAGGTGATGCGCTACTACCGCGACAAGGGGCAGACGTTCGACGTAATTGTGCTCGATCCGCCCAAGTTCGCGCAGACGCCTCAGCAGGTGGACCGGGCGGCGCGCGGTTACAAAGACATCAATCTGCTGGCATTCCGGCTGCTGAATCCGGGCGGCATCCTGGCGACGTTTTCGTGCTCAGGGGCCGTCGATGAGAGTCTGTTCCAGAAGATTGTATTCGGCGCGCTGAGCGATTCTGGACGCGACGGGCAAATCCTGCGGCGGCTGGCGCAGGGGCCGGATCACCCGGTAGCGCTGACGTTTCCTGAAGGGACCTATCTGAAAGGCTTCTTGTGCCAGGTGTGGTGA
- a CDS encoding tyrosine-type recombinase/integrase: protein MSAKQLPLFPADGEALLTRRSPLADALGPFQHYLRQEGRSPHTISAFTSDLRLVMEFFGDTTPLSHFTTPTLNRFLEWMEQGRGVPCSRKTYARRVTTLKVFFAYLKATSVLQADPAAALLQRSGAAPLQPVLDEGDIQRLLAHTATLRVAEKPDARPDLLLRLLLDTGIKKSEAMALTREHIDRTNPDQPLLVVKHRKPNAVYRERKIELDPDWLAVLEEYLEQYTPENEIFDCTARNLEYVLGDVADAAGVDGKVSFETLRWTCMVRDYRRGIAPDVLREKMGLSRISWRETGDKVARLVALQDLDER from the coding sequence ATGTCCGCCAAACAGCTCCCCCTTTTCCCGGCAGACGGCGAAGCACTGCTCACCCGCCGCAGCCCGCTGGCGGATGCGTTGGGGCCGTTTCAGCACTACCTCCGGCAGGAAGGCCGCAGCCCGCACACCATCAGCGCCTTTACCTCGGATTTGCGCCTCGTCATGGAGTTTTTCGGGGATACGACGCCCCTGAGCCACTTCACGACGCCTACCCTCAATCGCTTTCTGGAGTGGATGGAACAGGGGCGCGGCGTGCCATGCAGCCGCAAGACCTACGCGCGCCGTGTCACGACACTCAAGGTATTTTTCGCTTACCTGAAAGCCACCAGCGTACTGCAAGCCGATCCCGCCGCGGCCTTGCTCCAACGATCGGGCGCGGCGCCACTCCAGCCGGTGCTGGACGAGGGCGACATCCAACGCTTGCTGGCACACACGGCCACGCTGCGCGTTGCGGAAAAGCCCGACGCCCGCCCCGACCTGCTGCTACGGCTGCTGCTCGATACGGGGATCAAAAAGAGCGAGGCGATGGCGCTCACACGCGAGCACATCGACCGGACCAACCCCGACCAGCCGCTCCTGGTCGTGAAGCACCGCAAGCCCAATGCCGTCTACCGCGAGCGCAAGATCGAGCTGGACCCGGATTGGCTGGCTGTGCTGGAAGAATACCTGGAGCAGTACACACCGGAGAACGAGATCTTCGACTGCACGGCGCGCAACCTGGAATACGTGCTCGGCGATGTCGCGGATGCTGCGGGCGTGGACGGCAAAGTGTCGTTCGAGACGCTGCGCTGGACGTGCATGGTGCGCGACTACCGGCGCGGCATAGCCCCCGACGTGCTGCGCGAGAAGATGGGCCTCAGTCGCATCAGTTGGCGCGAAACGGGCGACAAGGTGGCACGCTTGGTCGCGCTGCAAGACCTCGACGAGCGCTGA
- a CDS encoding long-chain-fatty-acid--CoA ligase, protein MVTYSDKPWLEHYDPGVPKSLDPYPDYPLHEFLIRSAAQFGDAPATLTSAHLPLLGRVQTAVSYRDLNAMSDALAAALVDMGLQKGDRVALIMPNCVQFIAAFYAVLKAGGAVVALNPTHPPRRLAEQINDCGAEFAVVLSLFYNNLKKIQGETSIKQVIVTNVKEFLPGVARPLFTLAKEKKDGHRIDKQAEDHWLQDVLARYAGKQPGVEVMGSDIAVFQYTGGTTGIPKAAMSTHSALVANTLQCKAWLSRNHDEVFLAAIPLFHVFGMVAVMSFAVSLHSVMVLVPNARDINDVVQNINQYKPTIFMGVPAMFNAINNHPDVSAGKYDLSSIYACISGSAPLPPATKRRFEELSGGVILEGFGMSEAPTASHVNPVRGENRAGSIGMPLPDMEMTIVDVDDGVTEVPVGEVGELVMHGPQLMVGYYGMPTETANALRERPDHREWLYTGDIARMDEDGYFYIVDRKKDMALIGGFNVYPRTVEDVLMEHPAVREVGVTAIPHPDPQKVGQEALKAWVVCRDGQQVTVEDLIAFAGERLARYEIPTRIEFVDELPRTSVGKILRRELARMELEAREQAEQP, encoded by the coding sequence ATGGTCACCTATTCGGATAAACCCTGGCTCGAGCATTATGATCCCGGCGTGCCGAAAAGTCTGGACCCCTATCCAGACTACCCTCTGCACGAATTCCTGATCCGCTCGGCGGCGCAGTTTGGCGACGCGCCCGCTACTCTCACATCCGCACACTTGCCGCTTCTCGGTCGCGTCCAGACGGCGGTGAGCTACCGTGACCTGAATGCCATGTCCGATGCGCTGGCCGCCGCCCTGGTCGATATGGGCCTGCAAAAAGGCGACCGCGTCGCGCTGATCATGCCCAACTGTGTCCAGTTCATCGCCGCGTTCTACGCCGTGCTGAAGGCGGGCGGGGCGGTCGTCGCGCTCAACCCAACGCATCCGCCCAGGCGCCTGGCCGAACAGATCAACGACTGTGGCGCGGAGTTCGCGGTGGTGCTGAGCTTGTTCTACAACAATTTGAAGAAGATTCAGGGCGAAACGAGTATTAAGCAGGTCATCGTCACCAACGTCAAGGAGTTTCTGCCAGGCGTTGCGCGCCCACTGTTTACGCTCGCAAAGGAAAAGAAAGACGGTCACCGGATCGATAAGCAGGCCGAGGACCATTGGCTGCAGGACGTCCTGGCGCGCTACGCGGGCAAGCAGCCCGGCGTGGAGGTCATGGGCAGCGACATCGCCGTGTTCCAGTACACCGGCGGCACGACGGGCATCCCGAAGGCCGCCATGTCCACGCACAGCGCGCTGGTCGCCAACACGCTGCAATGCAAGGCATGGCTGTCGCGCAATCATGATGAGGTGTTCCTGGCTGCGATCCCGCTGTTTCACGTGTTCGGCATGGTGGCCGTGATGAGCTTCGCCGTGTCGCTGCACTCGGTGATGGTTTTGGTCCCCAACGCGCGCGACATCAACGACGTGGTGCAGAACATCAACCAGTACAAGCCCACGATATTTATGGGTGTGCCCGCGATGTTCAACGCGATCAACAACCATCCTGACGTCAGCGCGGGTAAGTACGATCTGTCCTCGATCTATGCCTGCATCAGCGGGTCCGCACCGCTGCCACCCGCGACGAAGCGCCGCTTCGAGGAGCTGTCGGGCGGGGTGATCCTGGAAGGCTTCGGCATGAGCGAAGCGCCGACCGCGTCGCATGTGAACCCGGTGCGCGGCGAGAATCGCGCCGGATCGATCGGCATGCCGCTGCCCGATATGGAGATGACCATTGTCGACGTGGACGATGGCGTGACCGAGGTGCCTGTGGGGGAAGTGGGGGAGCTGGTGATGCACGGGCCGCAGTTGATGGTCGGCTACTACGGGATGCCGACCGAAACGGCCAATGCCTTGCGCGAACGTCCCGATCACCGGGAATGGTTGTATACGGGCGACATCGCGCGTATGGACGAAGATGGCTATTTCTACATCGTGGATCGCAAGAAGGACATGGCGCTGATCGGCGGCTTCAACGTCTATCCGCGCACGGTCGAGGACGTGCTGATGGAGCACCCCGCCGTGCGTGAGGTGGGTGTGACGGCCATCCCGCACCCCGATCCGCAGAAAGTGGGGCAGGAAGCGCTCAAGGCGTGGGTCGTCTGCCGCGATGGGCAGCAAGTGACGGTGGAGGACCTGATCGCGTTCGCCGGTGAGCGACTGGCGCGGTACGAAATCCCGACCCGAATCGAATTTGTGGACGAGCTGCCACGCACGTCTGTAGGGAAAATCCTACGGCGTGAGCTAGCACGTATGGAGCTTGAAGCGCGAGAACAGGCGGAACAACCTTGA
- a CDS encoding HAD family hydrolase translates to MRDLAGTGPVLPDVRAALFDIDGTLTSGGRPWAELVGSPDVSRMRKAWLWLTGMPHYGLSKIGAADPAAFRDRWVRLMAGLMTGWRAEDVQTMCERIIERSLAPALRPDVVERLKAHKAQGHTVVLVSTMFETIGQTLARQLGADRGLGSVVSMQDGRCVGEIAGETCSGARKLSFAQAYLSVAQPGVTLEQCAAYADSASDIPFLNGVGYPTAVYPDERMRATAQTSGWPIIGG, encoded by the coding sequence TTGAGGGACCTGGCAGGAACGGGGCCGGTGCTGCCCGACGTGCGCGCCGCGTTGTTTGACATCGATGGAACGCTGACTTCCGGCGGCAGACCGTGGGCGGAACTGGTTGGTTCACCGGACGTGAGCCGGATGCGCAAAGCGTGGTTATGGCTGACTGGCATGCCGCATTACGGCCTGAGCAAGATCGGCGCGGCGGACCCGGCGGCGTTTCGTGATCGCTGGGTGCGGCTGATGGCGGGGCTGATGACCGGGTGGCGTGCGGAAGACGTGCAGACCATGTGCGAGCGCATCATCGAGCGGTCACTGGCGCCTGCGCTGCGACCCGACGTGGTGGAACGACTGAAGGCCCATAAGGCCCAGGGGCACACCGTGGTGCTGGTTTCAACGATGTTCGAGACCATTGGCCAAACGCTGGCCCGTCAGTTGGGGGCCGATCGAGGCCTCGGCTCGGTGGTGTCGATGCAAGATGGCCGTTGTGTCGGGGAGATCGCCGGAGAGACGTGCTCCGGCGCGCGCAAACTTAGCTTCGCACAGGCCTACCTGTCGGTCGCGCAGCCGGGTGTTACGCTGGAGCAATGCGCGGCCTATGCGGACAGCGCCTCGGATATCCCGTTTCTGAACGGGGTAGGATACCCGACGGCTGTCTATCCCGACGAGCGGATGCGCGCCACTGCGCAGACCAGCGGCTGGCCGATCATCGGCGGCTGA
- a CDS encoding ArnT family glycosyltransferase: protein MSLRHTTRQLSPILGLLLTGFFLRTHLLTGFPAYIDEYRHIARAQIVFTTGQKPIEFSHGKLLLYYWLGLFQPQGTSALFVSRFALALTLLIAGAAVASIARQLFGQRAVIPALAVFTFAPYGLFYQRMALADSFAGALAALAIWLTLRLLRHPIRSTGVALGLMLALATLAKLTAAPIIALPLVAVALLGGTSAGRRDPAAAWARYRTALIAAGLAFAALWALVGATALADLLAGGRPLLLDQQLLTLDATTAAESLLDKLGQWVETLVLLLSTPGAILLPGLVLAGLWERTRPIAFVMAWMALLWGPCIVLADLFEGRYLMIGMSALAVLAGGGFAAFTTSLERLRFGELLARALTAATLIAWIGIFALPRAWTLVVHPAEADVTAHDTYLYFSSPSNAWGIAEVFDYLSAQRQHTQDSVPVTALLVAENGVEEFCGLAALYVSDGMRWSCMSQVDFPDTAIPVRVSEWPTVMAALNSAPYIYVLTNALPDDQQPLDTQTDWELVLAPERPYGGPRMLLWRVSSVAPDVVADISADR, encoded by the coding sequence ATGTCGTTGCGCCACACCACTCGCCAGCTAAGTCCGATTCTCGGCCTGCTGCTGACCGGTTTCTTCCTACGGACGCACCTGCTGACCGGCTTTCCAGCTTACATTGACGAGTATCGCCATATTGCCCGCGCGCAAATAGTCTTCACAACCGGGCAGAAGCCGATCGAGTTCAGCCACGGTAAGCTGCTGCTCTATTACTGGCTCGGCCTGTTCCAGCCACAGGGGACCAGCGCGCTGTTCGTGTCGCGATTTGCCCTTGCGCTGACCCTGCTGATCGCTGGAGCAGCCGTCGCGAGCATCGCACGGCAGCTCTTTGGGCAGCGCGCCGTCATTCCAGCGCTCGCCGTCTTCACTTTTGCGCCTTACGGCTTGTTCTACCAGCGGATGGCCCTGGCCGATTCCTTCGCAGGCGCGCTCGCAGCGCTGGCCATATGGCTCACGCTGCGCCTGCTGCGGCATCCTATACGCAGTACGGGGGTCGCGCTTGGGCTGATGCTCGCACTGGCGACCCTGGCCAAGCTCACCGCTGCGCCCATCATCGCCCTGCCCCTGGTCGCGGTGGCGCTGCTCGGAGGCACATCCGCCGGACGGCGGGATCCGGCGGCGGCGTGGGCGCGCTACCGCACCGCGCTGATCGCTGCCGGGCTGGCCTTCGCCGCTCTCTGGGCGCTCGTGGGCGCTACGGCACTCGCGGATCTGCTTGCTGGAGGTCGCCCGTTGCTACTCGATCAACAATTGCTGACACTCGACGCAACCACAGCAGCCGAGTCCCTTCTGGACAAGCTCGGCCAATGGGTAGAAACGCTGGTGCTGCTGCTATCCACACCCGGCGCAATCCTGCTACCGGGCCTTGTCCTGGCCGGACTTTGGGAACGCACGCGGCCTATAGCGTTTGTCATGGCATGGATGGCCCTGCTGTGGGGGCCGTGCATCGTCTTGGCCGATCTCTTCGAAGGTCGATACCTCATGATCGGGATGTCCGCGCTGGCAGTCCTCGCCGGGGGTGGCTTTGCCGCGTTCACAACCAGCCTGGAGCGTCTTCGCTTCGGCGAGTTACTGGCACGCGCACTGACTGCGGCGACGCTGATCGCGTGGATCGGGATTTTCGCGCTGCCTCGCGCCTGGACACTGGTCGTGCATCCTGCCGAGGCCGATGTCACCGCGCACGACACCTATCTCTATTTCAGCAGTCCGAGCAACGCCTGGGGTATCGCTGAGGTGTTCGATTATTTGTCTGCACAGCGGCAGCACACCCAGGACAGCGTCCCGGTAACCGCGTTGCTGGTGGCTGAAAACGGCGTCGAAGAGTTTTGCGGCCTCGCCGCGCTGTACGTCAGCGACGGCATGCGCTGGTCCTGCATGAGTCAAGTTGATTTCCCCGACACGGCGATTCCCGTGCGCGTCAGTGAGTGGCCCACGGTGATGGCGGCCCTCAACAGCGCGCCGTACATTTATGTGCTCACGAACGCGCTGCCCGACGACCAACAGCCTCTAGATACCCAAACAGATTGGGAACTCGTGCTTGCCCCGGAGCGACCCTATGGCGGCCCCAGGATGCTACTCTGGCGCGTGAGCAGCGTTGCCCCAGACGTCGTCGCTGACATCTCCGCCGACCGGTAA
- the ligA gene encoding NAD-dependent DNA ligase LigA, which produces MSVENLADRAAELRSAIHEHIYRYNVLSDPIITDAEYDALLNELREIETEHPDLITPDSPTQRVGSDLSEDLPKVTHPRSILSLSNAYSEDDIRAWRQRIGRLLPEDVQLEYVVEPKFDGLTVVVTYENGILVNAATRGNGEVGDDVTPNVRTVRTVPLKIPVSADGPEVPSRLVVRGEVLFLKQDFQALNERMREAGLTLFANARNTASGALKQKDARITSARPLTMYCYSIVDANGDVPDSQWKTLHYLRDLGFLTADEVIRCFDNLDDTIAYVMGYAEHRHDLFYEIDGLVIKVNHLATAAELGVVGKDPRGAVAYKFPAEEATTRLRDVVWNVGRTGVLTPNAVLDPVPIGGVIVKQASLHNYDLIASKDIRIGDNVVVKRSGDVIPYVVGPVLPARMGEERPVEPPLICPVCGSPVERDEDEVALYCTNPACSERIARNVEYFVSRGAMDIDGLGERSVRLLLDLGLIHDEADIFYVKPDDLMPLEGFGEKRVENLISSIERAKDRPLARLVAALGIRGVGFTTAEVLVEHYHSLDALAAADTDALEAVGGVGPHTAQSLAEWFDEPRNLALIEKLHGAGVRLEETPEEGAIVSDKLVGLTFVLTGTLPTLTRDDASDLIQKHGGKVTGSVSKKTSYVVAGEAPGSKLDKAQKLGVPILDEAGLIELVSGE; this is translated from the coding sequence TTGAGCGTTGAAAATCTCGCCGACCGAGCGGCAGAGCTGCGCAGTGCGATTCACGAGCACATCTATCGCTACAATGTTCTGAGCGATCCCATCATCACCGATGCGGAATACGATGCCCTGCTGAACGAGCTGCGCGAAATCGAGACGGAACACCCTGATCTTATCACGCCGGATTCACCCACACAGCGCGTCGGCAGCGACCTCTCCGAGGACCTGCCGAAGGTCACGCATCCGCGCTCGATCCTGAGCCTGAGCAACGCCTACAGCGAGGACGATATCCGCGCGTGGCGGCAGCGCATTGGGCGGCTGCTGCCGGAGGACGTCCAGCTCGAATACGTGGTCGAGCCGAAGTTCGACGGGCTGACCGTCGTGGTCACCTACGAAAACGGTATTCTGGTCAATGCGGCGACGCGGGGCAACGGCGAAGTGGGCGATGACGTGACGCCCAACGTGCGCACGGTGCGCACTGTGCCGCTGAAGATCCCCGTGTCCGCCGATGGTCCGGAGGTCCCGTCGCGGCTGGTGGTGCGCGGCGAGGTGCTATTCCTGAAGCAGGACTTCCAGGCGCTGAATGAACGCATGCGTGAAGCAGGCTTGACCCTGTTTGCCAACGCGCGCAATACGGCATCCGGCGCGCTGAAGCAGAAGGACGCGCGTATTACCTCAGCGCGCCCGCTGACGATGTACTGCTACAGCATCGTGGATGCGAACGGCGACGTTCCCGACAGCCAGTGGAAGACGCTGCACTACCTGCGGGACCTGGGCTTCCTGACGGCGGACGAGGTGATCCGCTGCTTCGATAACCTGGACGATACAATTGCTTACGTGATGGGCTACGCGGAGCACCGGCACGACCTGTTCTACGAGATCGACGGGCTGGTGATTAAAGTTAACCACCTGGCGACTGCCGCCGAGTTAGGCGTTGTCGGCAAAGATCCGCGCGGAGCGGTCGCGTATAAGTTCCCGGCGGAAGAGGCCACGACCAGGCTGCGCGACGTGGTGTGGAACGTGGGCCGCACCGGGGTTCTGACGCCCAACGCCGTGCTAGACCCGGTCCCGATTGGCGGCGTGATCGTCAAGCAGGCCAGCCTGCACAATTATGACCTGATCGCCAGTAAGGACATTCGCATCGGCGATAACGTGGTCGTGAAACGCTCCGGCGACGTGATCCCCTATGTGGTCGGCCCGGTGCTGCCCGCGCGGATGGGTGAAGAACGGCCCGTCGAGCCGCCGCTTATATGCCCCGTGTGCGGATCGCCGGTGGAGCGTGATGAGGACGAGGTCGCGCTGTACTGCACCAATCCCGCCTGCTCGGAGCGCATCGCGCGCAACGTCGAGTATTTCGTGTCGCGCGGGGCGATGGATATCGACGGGCTGGGAGAGCGCAGTGTGCGGCTGCTGCTGGACCTGGGGTTGATTCACGACGAGGCGGATATCTTCTACGTGAAGCCGGACGACCTGATGCCGCTGGAAGGGTTCGGCGAGAAGCGCGTGGAAAACCTGATATCCAGTATCGAGAGGGCGAAAGACCGCCCGCTGGCGCGCCTGGTGGCGGCGCTGGGCATTCGCGGCGTTGGGTTTACGACTGCCGAAGTCCTCGTGGAACACTACCACTCGCTCGACGCGCTGGCCGCAGCGGATACGGACGCACTCGAGGCGGTGGGCGGCGTCGGGCCGCACACGGCGCAGTCGCTGGCGGAATGGTTTGACGAGCCGCGCAATCTGGCGCTGATCGAAAAGTTGCATGGGGCAGGGGTCCGGCTGGAAGAAACACCGGAAGAAGGCGCTATCGTTAGCGACAAGCTGGTCGGCCTGACGTTTGTGCTGACCGGCACGCTACCCACGCTGACGCGCGACGACGCGAGCGACTTGATTCAGAAACACGGCGGGAAAGTGACTGGCAGCGTGAGCAAGAAAACCTCGTACGTAGTGGCGGGTGAAGCGCCCGGCAGCAAGCTTGACAAGGCGCAGAAGCTTGGCGTGCCAATTCTGGACGAAGCGGGGCTGATTGAGCTGGTGAGCGGCGAATGA
- the ftsH gene encoding ATP-dependent zinc metalloprotease FtsH, whose translation MFVYILIIAAIAAVVFGVRNNSASSKELTVSQLVHDINNHRVNAISVSDDGELTVMYDGNETRTAQINSNVDNVFDLLQSAGADPNILQNDIEVEFTKPSNLFNWIGLIGTFLPLLLIGGFIYLMLRQAQGSNNQALSFGKSRARMFTGDQPTVTFDDVAGADESKEELQEVVEFLKDPERFIQLGARIPKGVLLVGSPGTGKTLLAKAVSGEAGVPFFSISGSEFVEMFVGVGASRVRDLFEQAKRHSPCIIFVDEIDAVGRHRGAGLGGSHDEREQTLNQILVEMDGFDTDTNVIIMAATNRPDILDPALLRPGRFDRRVVLDRPDMRGREAILKVHTRGKPLASDVDLTVLAKTTPGFVGADLENLVNEAAIVAARKNKKSVSMRDFEEAVERVVLGPERRSRLITEEEKRLVAYHEAGHAVVFHLLPHCDPVRKVTIVARGMAGGVTWTMPENDSALGTTKRYNDQIAGTLGGRAAEEIVFGDITNGASSDLENVTRIARTMITRWGMSSKLGPRVFGQKEELVFLGREIGEQRDYSESIAEQIDDEVHAIVSTAYERALTVLRDNRDKLDAVAERLMEVETIGREDFLQLMGDGEPPQASQPPSEHRATPSMPRPNVEGNEADDRAPGPLGPMPSPA comes from the coding sequence ATGTTTGTGTACATCCTCATTATTGCGGCGATAGCAGCAGTAGTGTTCGGTGTGCGCAATAACAGCGCCAGCTCGAAAGAACTGACGGTTAGCCAGTTGGTGCACGACATCAACAACCACCGGGTGAACGCCATCTCCGTCTCGGACGATGGTGAGCTTACCGTGATGTACGACGGTAACGAAACCCGCACCGCCCAAATCAACTCGAACGTTGATAATGTCTTCGACCTGCTGCAATCGGCAGGGGCTGACCCGAACATTCTGCAGAACGACATCGAGGTCGAGTTCACCAAGCCGAGCAACTTGTTCAACTGGATCGGTTTGATAGGCACCTTCCTGCCGCTGCTGCTGATCGGTGGATTCATTTACCTGATGCTGCGCCAGGCGCAGGGATCGAATAATCAGGCGCTCTCGTTCGGCAAGAGCCGCGCGCGCATGTTCACTGGCGATCAGCCGACAGTGACCTTTGATGATGTCGCGGGTGCTGACGAATCCAAGGAAGAGCTGCAAGAGGTCGTCGAATTCCTGAAGGACCCAGAGCGCTTCATCCAGCTTGGTGCGCGCATCCCTAAAGGTGTGCTGCTCGTCGGCAGCCCCGGTACCGGCAAGACGCTGCTGGCGAAGGCCGTCAGCGGCGAAGCAGGCGTGCCGTTCTTCAGCATCTCCGGTTCTGAATTCGTGGAAATGTTCGTCGGCGTTGGCGCGAGCCGCGTGCGCGACCTGTTCGAGCAGGCCAAACGGCACAGTCCGTGCATCATCTTCGTGGACGAAATCGACGCTGTGGGCCGTCATCGTGGGGCGGGCCTGGGCGGAAGCCACGACGAGCGGGAACAGACCCTGAACCAGATCCTGGTTGAGATGGACGGGTTTGACACCGACACCAACGTGATCATTATGGCCGCCACCAACCGGCCTGACATCCTCGACCCCGCCCTGCTGCGTCCGGGACGTTTCGACCGTCGCGTCGTGCTTGACCGCCCCGACATGAGGGGGCGAGAGGCCATCCTGAAGGTACACACGCGCGGCAAGCCCCTGGCGTCTGACGTCGACCTCACCGTGCTGGCCAAGACCACACCCGGTTTCGTCGGTGCGGACCTGGAAAATCTGGTCAACGAGGCGGCTATCGTCGCGGCACGCAAGAACAAGAAGAGCGTCAGCATGCGCGACTTCGAAGAGGCTGTCGAGCGCGTCGTGCTTGGGCCGGAGCGCCGGAGCCGTCTGATCACCGAAGAAGAGAAGCGTCTGGTAGCCTACCACGAGGCTGGTCACGCCGTGGTGTTCCACCTGCTGCCGCACTGCGACCCGGTCCGCAAGGTCACGATCGTGGCGCGCGGTATGGCGGGCGGCGTCACCTGGACGATGCCCGAAAACGACTCGGCGCTGGGCACGACCAAGCGTTATAACGATCAAATCGCGGGTACGCTCGGCGGTCGTGCGGCGGAGGAAATCGTCTTCGGCGATATCACCAACGGTGCATCCAGCGACCTGGAAAACGTCACACGCATCGCGCGCACGATGATCACCCGCTGGGGGATGAGCAGCAAGCTCGGCCCGCGCGTCTTCGGCCAAAAGGAAGAGTTGGTGTTCCTGGGTCGTGAGATAGGAGAACAGCGGGACTACAGCGAAAGCATTGCCGAGCAGATCGACGACGAAGTGCACGCGATTGTCTCGACCGCATACGAACGCGCGCTGACCGTCCTCCGCGACAACCGCGACAAGCTCGATGCGGTTGCCGAGCGCTTGATGGAAGTTGAAACAATTGGTCGTGAGGACTTCTTACAGCTCATGGGCGATGGCGAGCCGCCGCAGGCCAGCCAGCCGCCGAGCGAGCACCGTGCGACCCCGTCGATGCCGCGCCCGAATGTCGAGGGCAATGAAGCCGACGACCGGGCGCCCGGTCCGCTAGGCCCCATGCCTTCGCCCGCCTAA